A stretch of DNA from Spirosoma endbachense:
AATGAAAATCATAATCATAGTCATCTTCCAGAATGGCAAATCGGTATTGTTCAGCCAGTTGCAGGAGCCGAATACGCCGATCGGGTCGGAGTGTCACCGTGGTTGGATAATGATGGTGCGGAGTCACAAATACCATCCGGATAGTGTTCTTTTGCTCACACAAACGAGCCAGTGCATCAACGTCTAAACCATGTTGATCGACAGGAACGGTCAGGATCGTGGCACCGGTTTTTCGAAAATTCATCGTAGCACCTGCCCAGGTCGTTTCGCCAGTTACGACGATGTCGCCGGATCGCAGTAAAACCTGGCTCGTCAGGTGCAAACCCATAATGCTTCCGCGAGTAATGAGTATGTTCTCGGGTGTGGTCCGTAGCCCTCGGGTTTCGTTTAGATGAAGAGAAAGCTGTTCACGTAACAGCAAATGCCCTTTGGTATCGCCGTAACCGAAATGAGTCTGTGGATTTCCCCACCGGAAATACGAGCGATAAGCCCGGCTTAATTCGTCCATTGGAGCCAGTCGAATATCTGGAAACCCATCGTCGAGGTGTAAACCGGCTGAGTTAGTCAACACGGGCCTGACCAGAAAATTGAGCGAATCGAAGGCATAACCCGGCTGTGTTCCGGTGCTATCCGTTCCCAAAACGCTGGCTGTACTATCGTTGCTCGCCAATAGCTGCGGCTTAATGTCAGGAAAATGAGCGGCCACATAGGTGCCGCTACCAGCCCGGCTTTCGAGCCAGCCCTGTGCCAAACCCTCATCATAAGCGGCTACAACCGTCTGCCGGTTCAACTCAAGTAAGTCGGCCAGTTGACGCGTTCCGGGCAATCGCTGGCCAGCCACGAGCGTTCCTGCGCGAATAAGCTGGCCCAGTTGTTCGCTTAACTGTAGAAAAACTGGGGTAGGTAATGTCTTGTCAACCTGAATCAGCGATTTGAATGGCGGCATAACCGGACTAGCAGAAATCTAAAAACTGGACGACTTGAGTAGACCGGCAAATAACGACATTTGTTTTGAAAAAGAACAGGGCACCTGATTTTGGGAAAGTTGTTGTCTACTTATCCGTATCAAACGTCCTGCCTAAAAAATCACCAACGATGCAAACCGCCCGCACAACACCCAGTCGTTTAGCCAAGCGTGCTCATTACGACGAAGCCACAATTCACCCCATTCTGGACGAAGCCCTTTTTTGCACAGTTAGCTTCGCCGTCGATGGTCAACCGATGGCCATTCCAACCGCATTCGCCCGAAAAGGCGACCGGGTTTATATCCACGGGTCTGTTGGCAGCCACTTCATTCGTACAATCGAACAGGGTGGTCCGGTCTGCATTTCAGTGATGTTGACGGATGGACTTGTTCTGGCCAAATCGGCGTTTCATCACTCGGTCAATTACCGTTCGGTGGTCATCTTTGCAACTGCTGAGAAAGTAACCGACGAGAACGAACGCATGGAAGCGCTGGCACTGATTACCGATCACTTGATTCCCGGTCGCTGGGACGATCTGCGCCCAACGACCAGCAGTGAAATGCGAAAAACGACCGTGCTGGCATTTTCGCTGGCCGAAGCGTCGGCCAAAGTACGCACCGGTGGCCCCAATGACGACCCTGAAGATGAGGGCCTGCCAACCTGGGCGGGTGTAATTCCAATGCAGACAGTGCGATTAACCCCGCTTGCTGCCGAAAATAGCCTAGGGACACCATTGCCTGATTATTTACAGAACGCTTGACACAAGATGATTCCTGCCAACGAATTACTCCTTTTTGCGCTGGCTGCGCTGGGTCTCGTACTCAGCCCCGGACCGAACATGATTTACCTGATTTCCCGCTCCATCACCCAGGGACGGCGTGCAGGTTTAGTGTCGCTTGCCGGTGTCTTGGCTGGGTTTCTGGGTCATATTTTTCTGGTTTCCTTTGGGTTATCAGCCGTGTTTCTGGCAATTCCGCTGGCGTATGACGTATTACGATGGCTCGGTGTCGGCTACCTGCTCTACCTAGCCTGGGAAGCCGTTAAACCCGGCAGTTCTTCCCCCTTCCAGACGCGAGCTCTATCGCACGATTCTGACTGGAAGCTATTCCGGATGGGCCTGCTGACCAATGCGCTCAATCCGAAAGTAGCCCTGTTTTATCTATCATTTTTTCCGCAGTTTACGCACCCTGAATACGGTTCGTTACTGACTCAAAACGTTCAGTTGGGCTTGATTCAGCTAACCATTAGTGGATCAGTCAATATGGTTATCATATTATCGGCCGCCCGGATGGCCAGTTGGTTTCAGGCTCGTCCGGTTTATATTCGGGTGCAGAAATGGTTTATGGCCAGTATTCTGACAGGATTGGCTGTGCGCATGGCAATCGACAAAGGGAAATAAACAATACAGGCCTTTCACAAAGAGCCGTGCCACGGTGCCAAACCGTGGCACGGCTCGAAGCCAAAGTCATGCAATAATCAATAGCCGATATCAACAACTATACGACAATGTATATACCACACGCCTTTCAGGAAACCGACCGCCCTACACTGTTGCAGTTCATCCGCGATAACTCCTTTGCGTTGCTTGTTACGACGGGCCACGATGGTATTCCGGTAGCCACACATCTGCCCATTGAACTTCTGGCTGATACCGATGGCCAATTTCAATTAGTTGGCCACCTGGCCAAAGCCAATCCGCAATGGAAACTATTGGGACAGGATAGACCTGCACTGGCCGTATTTTCGGGGCCGCATAGCTACATTTCCTCTTCGTGGTACGATCATGTTAATGTACCCACCTGGAATTATCTGTCGGTGCATATTACTGGGCGAACGAGCATGCTAAGCGACGATGAAACCCTTGATTTTCTGCGCCAGCAGGTAGATCGCTATGAGGCTCATTCAAGGCATCCGGTATCCGTTGAAAGTATGACCGCAGACTACGTTCGGAAACAAATGCGTGGCGTAGTCGCTTTCAAAATGACCATTGATACGATGCAGGGAGCGGCTAAGCTCAGCCAAAATCGAGACGACAAAAACTACCAGTCCATTATCTCCGAACTACGTCAGACGGGTAATGCTGATGCAGAAAAAATGGCCAACGAAATGGCTACCCGACGACCAACGATTGACAAGTAATACGAATGCACTATGGCAAAGCAACACACGTACGCATTAACCACTCGATGGACCGGAAATAAAGGAGAAGGGACTACCAATTACCGTTCATACGACAGAGATCATGTCGTTTCGGCCGAAAACAAACCTGACATTCCTGCGTCATCGGACCCGTCGTTTCGGGGCAATAAAAGCCGATACAATCCGGAAGAATTGCTTGTTGCCTCCCTGGCAAGCTGCCATATGCTCTGGTACCTGCATTTGTGTGCCGAAGCAGGCGTTGTTGTTGTCGATTATACGGATCAGGCAACAGGAACAATGATAGAGACGCCAGACGGTGGCGGCCATTTCAGTGAAGTAACGCTTTCGCCGGTCGTACTTGTCACCGACGAAGCGATGATTGCCAAAGCGAACGAATTGCATCATCAGGCTAACAAATTATGCTTTATTGCCAATTCCTGTAATTTCCCGGTTTATCATAAACCCATCTGTAGAGTCGCAGAAAAATAGTCGTGATTACAAACCTATAAGGTTTTTGAAACCTTATAGGTTTAAATAACAGAATACGGATGGTTGCTTAAATCCAGGAAAAAGAAGAAAAAGTAAATTTTATTTTCATTTGGACTGAGCTAAGTAGCTGAAAAGAAAACGCATTTACGACCGAAAAAACAGCACCGCTCTATTAAACGGACAATAGTTTTTTTATTGATCGCCTGGTAGATAATCCGGAAGGAGCGAATCGAGGGAAATACTAGCCGTTCCGGTCGTCGAGCCATTATCGTTGGCAGACAGGTTCCGATAAATTTTTTGCATGGCCACCCACCGACGACGCGACACCGGCAGCACATCGCCCGAATGCAGGTAAACCAGACCGGTATTATCCGGCTGCACAGGCCCCAGATAGGCTATGTACTGGAGGTTGATGATGCAGTTTCGATGAGTCCGTATAAACCACTCTTTAGGCAACTGGGGTTCATAGTATTTTAAGGTGCGGGGAAGCAGCATCCGTTGCCCATCTTTCCAGTGAAGCCAGCTATAGTTACCGGTGGCCTGTAAAAACATCAGATCAGCTATCGGGCGGCTAATTTTGCCCGTTTTATGGGCGTGCATTTTGAGCATGTCTCCGGGTTGTAGGAGCGATTGTTTCATAACATACTAAAAAGAGGAAGGTTGAAAAGACTCGTTGATTCAATGGATGGATTGAAATTGGCAGATAAATAAAGCCAATCCATATACGTCTGCTACCACAAGCGTTGCAATCCTTAACACTCATGTTACATTTTCAGGCCTTTCGCTTCGAGCCGTGCCACGGTTATCACAAGTAGGACCATTAACTGTAGCACGGCTCGAAGCGAAAGGCCTGATTTTAACTCACATCGTATGGTCAGTCATCCTGACTGAGTTATTAGCAATCTATACTAGTCTGTATTGCCTGTAGTTTATCACGTGTTCGCTTCAGACGCATCTTTACCGCACTTTCCGACAACTTGTAGTATTCGCTAAGGTCTCGAATTGATAAGCCCTGTTCATACTTTAGTCGAAGTAGGGTTAGCTCCTCGTCCGGTAGTTTCATAAGGGCCAGCTCCTGAGCTTGTATCCGCCGTTCTACCACCTCCTTCAGGCGTATACCTGGTATGCCATCAATCAGTTCCTCGTCAGATAGCGTATCCGATAAATCATAGGGCAATGGCTCGGTTTTAAGCTGCTTGTTTAACCGAAGCCGATCCAGACAATAATGGTATGAAATGGCATACAGCCAGGTAGAAAATGAGGAGCGATTCTGGAAGGAGTTCAACTTGTCAAATACCTTGATGAAGATGTCCTGGGTATAGTCCTGAGCGTCGGCGGAATCATTAGTCATGGCCAGGCACGTCCGATACACTTTATGGGCATATTGGTTATAGAGTATCTCAAAGCTGTTGTCTGAATAACTGGTCTGAAACGTATCGATTATCTGGTTGTCGGCTGAACGTGTTTTTTTCATGGCGGCAGAAAAATTCTATAAAGTGAGTAAGTAAAAGACATGAAGCGATTCAATGGATCAATCAGCCCTGTCAATAAGTCCGCAAGTTGCGGCACTGATGGTTGGTCTGCTAACACACTCGTTGCATTCATTAGCACTTATGTTACATGACAATAAAAAAGCCCGAAAATCCGGGCTTAAATGGCAAAAATGTCCCTTTGGTGTGAGGTCAGGGCCTTAAACCAGACCCCTGCGGACGGTTCGCCGTGGCGATTCTTAAAACCGAGTGTATAGTCTGGATGAGGTTTGGAGAATCACCACAGTGAACCGTTCTCCCCTGTCGGTTTTGAGAAACCTTTCCGTGTCAGTTTCTTCAAACTGACACCACATCGACTGCTTTACAGACGAATTCAAGGACCAATAAAGACAAAACAATGTTCTGTGAACGGGCTTAACCCAACGTTGACGTGGGCTTTCCATACTGCGAAGGCAAGACGCCATAACGCTCCTGAAACACTTTGGCAAAGTAAGACAGGTTGTCAAAACCAACCGAATAAGCCACCTGGGTTACGTTCTGTTGGCCTTCGGTCAGTAGTTCGGCGGCCCTGGCAAGCCGGATATCCCGGATAAAGGAGGTAGCAGGTTTGTTGGTTAACGCTTTGAGCTTACGGTGAAGTTGCACCCTGCTTAGGTTGGCGGCTTCGGCCAGTTCCTCAACGGTAAATCCGGTATTATCTATGTGCGGAATAACAAGCGCCGTCATCCGGTCGATAAACTGCTGTTCAGCCGTTAATGGAGCCGGAATGTTTATCTGGCTATCCGGAGTGGGCTGGCTCATAGAAAACCACTGGTACAGGCGTTCGCGCTGCTCGATCAGATTGCGTACCCTGACCTGAATTTCAGACCGGTTGAAAGGTTTGGTCAGGTAGTCATCGGCGCCTAGTTCAAAGCCTGCGATTCGGTCTTCGACAGTAGCTTTGGCCGTCAGCATGATCACAGGAATATGACTGGTGGCTGGCTGCATTTTCAGTGCCTCGCAGAACCCAAATCCATCGAGCCGGGGCATCATGAGGTCGCAGATAACCATGTCGGGCAGTGCAGTAGTCGCTTTTTCGAGGCCGTCCTGTCCATCAATGGCTTCAATGATCTGATAATCCTGCTCAAAAATACTACGTACATACGACCGGATGTCCTCGTTATCGTCTATGATCAGCAGAATGTTAGCGGTTCCAGGCGCGGAGGGGTCCAGATTCTCCGTTTCCGCTGGTACTGATACGGATGCAATAGGAGCAGACAAGGAGAGTTCAGTCCAGGATGCCGGCATTCTATCGATCGTCATCAGCGGCAGTGCAACCGTAAATGTGGTGCCAAGACCTTCGGCGCTGACAACGTCGATCGTGCCATTCAGCACCCTGACCAGTTCATTGACCAGTGCCAGCCCTATACCAGTGCCTTCGTACGTACGATTTAGCTTGCCATCGACCTGATAAAATCGGTTGAAAATATTAGGCACATGTTCGGGTGGAATGCCAATGCCGGTATCCTGAATCGTTATTAGCAATTGATTCCCAGCCCCTTCGTCGGGATAATGCAGGTTCATGCTGACGTTGTTGCCCGCCGGAGTAAATTTAAAGGCGTTGGAGAGCAGGTTCGTCACTATTTTTTCCAGTTTATCCCGGTCAAAACGAGCCCACCACGTCGTTTGATTTTGATCGAATGAAAACGCGATTCCACGGCTTTCGGCTAAGGAGTTGAATGAACCGGCTATCATTCGAAAAAAAGCAGCCATATCGCCCGGTTCCAATTCGGGCTTTAACTCACCCGCTTCCAGTTTCCCCAGATCGAGCAATTGATTGATCAGTGTCATCAGCCGATGGCCGTTTCGCTCCATCAGCGTCAGTTCAGGATGATGAGGAAATTGTTTTTTCAGGTTGTCCAGTGGCCCTAGAATCAGGGTTAGGGGGGTACGGAATTCGTGAGAGATATTGGTAAAAAACTCGGTTTTCAGACTATCCAGTTCTGCTAACCGATTCGCTTCCTTTTTCTCAAAAACAACCTGTTGCTCGAGCAATAGTCGCTGGGTCTGAACCCGGTAGAGCTGCCAGCCCACCACTGCAATAATTATCGCATAGAGCAAATAAGCCCACCAGGTTTGATAAAATGGCGGATGAATTCGTACCTGGAGTTCGACAGGTTTGCTCCAGACTTCGCCATCAACCGAACCCATCATCCGAAAAGTGTAGTTGCCCGGTGGTAATTGAGCATAGTTGGCAAAGCGGTTGGTACCCGCCGATACCCAATCCCGGTCAATCCCATTGAGCCGGTAGCGGTATTGATTTTTGGCTGAGTTCGCAAAGTCCATCAGCCCGAATTCGAACGTGATCAGGTTCTGGGTATGCGACAGATTGAGCTGTTGCTTGTACTCGATTCCTTCGGTCAGTATCCCATCGGAGCTGCCCACGTCAACGGTTTCATTGTTGACTTTCAAACCAATCAAATGTGCTCGTGAAGCCGGGCCACTGGCCCGAACCAAGTCGGCTGCCCGAAAGGTCGTTAGCCCATGTATGCCCCCGAACATCAACTCGCCCGATTGGCTTTTGAAAAAGGAGCCCGTATTGAACTCATCGTCCTGTAAGCCGTCGGCTTTGGTGAAGTTGCGAAACGTTTTAGTTTTGGGGTTGAACTGTGCTAAGCCCCGGTTAGTACTTAGCCAGAGGTTCCTGAACTCATCTGCCAGTATTCCATACACTACTTTATTGGGCAATCCCTGTTTTTCAGTGATATGGTCAAAGTAGCCCGTCTGTTTATCCAGACGATCCAGCCCGCTGCCTTTGGTACCTACCCATAGGTAGCGGGCGGGCTGGTTTGGGTCATTGAGCAGGCTCAACACAAAATCGTTGCTCAAACTCTGACGGTTCGTCTGGCTATTTTTAAAGAGTGAAAAAACCGGCCTGGTCTGTGGGTGATCGGCCCGTATCAACCCCTGTTGGGTACCGATCCAGAGCGTACCGTCCTGATCGAAGTAGATCGTATAGGTTTCTATTTCGGCTCCTTTCTGCGGTAACAGGGATTGATACGAGAAAATCTGAAATTTTTCTGTCTGGGGATCGAATTGAAGAAGCTTGCCATTGATGGCTCCAATCCAAAGCTTACCGAATTTGTCTTCAACCGTCTGGTTATTGTAGAAACCAAACGACGTATTGGGGGGCAGAGGATATTTTTTGAGGAGTTGCCAATCGGCACTAAACTTAAACAGATACATTTCGTGCGTCTGGAAGTTCGTGTTCGATACCCAGAACGTTCCTTGACGATCCTGCATCATATAACGCTGCCGTTTATCAACGGGCGGCAATCCATCAGGCAGGAAAGACTGTGTCCGGTTATTAGCCCGATCAAGTTGTTCATACGCAAACTCATGCCGTACATAAACCCGGCCCTTCCGGTCGGCATACAGATAAGAAAGGGTTTTATCAGGCAGTAACGAATGAAACTGTTTGATTTTGGGGTTGAATTTTCGAAGACCATAGCCACTTGTACCCAGCCAGATATTGCCCGTCTTATCTTCGAGCAGCGTAGTAATGGCATAGAGATTGCCGGGCAGGGCGGTAAACGCATTGCGTGCCGTCAGGCTGTCCTGTACCATGAGATCATCAGGCGAGATCAACCACAAGAGCCCACCCTGAGCAATAGACATTTTTTTCGGATTGATCTCTCTAATGACGGCATCCTCATTTTTCGGCAGATAAATAGTTTTCAGCCTGCCATGCTGACGATAGAGGATTTTATTGTCTTTAAGGCCAAACAACGCATCCTGATTTATATTGGTGTATACGGTATAAGCCCCCCGGAATTCATCCGTAAAAAGAGTGAACGTACTTCCTTTCTGAGGGTATTGCCAGTTAAATGACAGTAAACCGGTATTGCCTACCAACACAGCCTGACCATCGGGACGGAAACTAATGTGCCCAATGCCACCCGTCTTCTTCTTATCGATCGGAATCTGTGTGAGTTGAACCTGATCAGCAAAATTAGCGTGATTGGGAAAGCTGTTTTTAAGCGAAGTAGCTAAACTGATTTTAATCAATTTAGTCTCCTCCGCAATCACCCAGATAGCCCCCTGTGGATCCTCGAACAGATAGTTAATGGCATAATTTCCTGCATTGGAAGACGCCTGATCACGAATATCGAGATGATAAAACCGCTGGGTACGCGTATCGAACAGATTCAGTCCCTGATTGAGGGTACCCACCCACAGCCTCCCCCGGCTATCGACCAGCATCGTTGAGCAGTTGTTATCCGAAAGGCTGTATTTGTTATATGGATCATGAGTAAATACGTTGAAATTATACCCATCGAAGCGGTTTAGTCCATCTTTGGTAGCTACCCAGATAAATCCCTTCTGATCCTGTTTTAGATCGAAAATCATCCCCTGCGACAGACCATCGGAAATAGTTAATTCCTGCCAGCCGTTGGGCTGGGCAAGGAGTACACCAGGAAGAAGTAAAAACAGAAAGTAGAGGACCCGCATTTAAAATGCTCAATTTATAGTCAATAGGGCTTCGTTTCGAGCCGTGCCACGGTTATTTTAGAGTGTCATGATTAACCGTGGCACGGCTCGAAACGAAAGCCCTGGTCAATAATACGAAAAAATCGAAGGGATGTAGATGATCCAATGATGAGATGACTAATGGATAAATTGCACCAGTCTCTTTCTGCCATGTGCTCAACCAGAGAAAAGGGCAAAAAAAGGCTGCTAGCACTGACCAGGTCAAGTCAGTACTAGCAGCCTCCATGAATCAATTTGGGCACGCTGGTGCCGGTATTAGTCCATCAGGTTTACCGTTTGAGAATCTTAACCGTCTGACGCTGAATAGGCGTGCTAACCTGAAGGATGTACTGACCCACTGGCTGGCCCAACTGCACTGTCTGCGGCTGAGACAACTCGCCTGAACCGATTGTCCTCTCGCTGACCACATTCCCCTGAGTATCCACTACCCGTAGGCCAACCTCGTGGGAACCAGCACCTTTTATCAGGACTTCTGCACGGTCGCCTACTACCGGGTTACCCAGCACCTCTACGGTCAAACGAGCCGCAGCTTCTACCCCTACCCGAGCACCTGTAGAGCACACTGCCAGCCAGTTGTAGACATAGCTCGCTTCTCCATCACTTCCCTGCTGGATCGCCTTCAGGGTGATACTCGGATTATCCGTGTATAGATTCAGACTGTAAGGCCCACTGGCTGTTGTAGACGCCAGCTCATTGACCACCCGGAAGCTGATGGGCTGACCTGTTACCCCTCCATACAACGGTGTAAAGGTCAATCGGCGCAGACCGGCACTCACCACCTCACAACTTACTGTGTTTACGCCCGTGATGCTGAACACACCCGTTGGCGGGTTACCCGGCTCATTCACCGTCACACTAACCATGGCCGTTACCGTCTGGGAAACCGGTGAGGTCGCATCGCTCACCATCACCATGAAAGTCTGCACTCCCGCACTTAGCCCCGACACGGTTGCCGAATTGCCGGTAGGGCTGATACTATTCGGACCCGAGAAAACATAACTATATGGACCTGTTCCCCCCGACACATTCGCCGTCAACGTCGTTGACCCATTGGTCAGGAACTGACTCGGACTCGCTTGCAGGTTCACCGTCAATGGGCTCGGCCCAACCCCGACCACCGTCAGGACAAAACTCGTGCTCGTGCTCAGGCTGCCCGGATCGGTCGCCGTCAGTACCACTGTCGAGACCCCACTCACGCTCGGCGTACCCGAAATCTGGGTACCCACCAGACTCAGCCCTGCTGGTAGCCCACTGGCCACCAGTGTAATCTGATTCGGTGTCTCCTGATCGGCAAACGTATTGGCCAGATTCAGACTATACCCCTGCCCCACTACAGCCGTCTGATTACCCACCGGACTGTTCACGCGAGGGGGCGTGTTATCCTGTCCCGCACTGGCACAGGCCGCTAACCAGTTGTAGCTGAAACTAGCCACCTCAACACTTCCTGTTTGGGTCGCCTTTAAGGTCAGCACCGGATTGTCCCTATACAAGGTCAGCGAGTAAGGAGCCGGATCGGTCGTCGGAGCCAGCTCATTAACGATCTCAAAGGCAATCGACTGACCGGTCAGCCCGGCATAACGAGGGGCAAAATTGATGTTGATCCGGTCAGCCACTGGCGTACAACTGATCGTGGTTACCCCTGTGATCGCAAAAGGCTGAGTCGGTGGTGGGGTCGTCGTGGCAGGCAGCACCGTTAATAACAACGGAGTGCTCACAGAAAGCCCACCCGGATCGGTAGCCGTGATATTTATCGTGAAAGGTGAACCTACTGTTGTTGACGATATCCCGCTCAGCGTGGCTCCCGCAAAACCCAGGCCTGCTGGCAACCCACTGGCCGAGAGCCGCAGACTCAGGGGCGTCTCGGTGTCGGTGAAGGTACCTTCAGGAATCACATAGGTGAAATAGGTGCCTGCTGTGGCCGTCTGGCTACTCAACGTACTCACAACTCGAGGGGGCGTGTTGGGCGACTCCGAGGTGCGGCAGGCCTCCAGCCAGTTGTAGCTATAACTGGCTTCGGGTGGAGTACCTCCCTGAGTAGCCTTCAGAGTAAGGATCGGATTATCCGTATAGAGCTGGAGGGTATAAGGCCCCGACTCGGTAGTGGGCAGCAATTCGTTGGCCACCGAGAAAGACAGCGGTTGACCATTGAGTCCGCTGTAGCGGGGCGTAAAGCTGACACTGAAGCGGTTCGGCAGAATAGGTGTACAACTTACCGTCGTCACGGCCGTGATGGCGAAGGGCGCCGTCTGGACGGGCGTCACCGACAAACCAAACGCATTGGAGGTGAGGCTATTGCAAGCGCCCGTGACTACCACCATGTAGCTACCCGCATCGGAGAGCTGGACATTGGCCAGGGTCAGCGTAGCCGAGGTTTGCCCACCAACGGGGTTACTCAGGTTGTCTTTATACCATTGGAAAGCGGTAGGATTGCCAGTGACCGAGACAGCAGTAGTGACATTAGCGCCCACCGTGACACTGGAGGATGAAGCCGGTTGCTGGGTAAAGGCGATAGTCTGGGCCGGTTGTTGGCTCACCTCCACACTGGCCACGGCCGTACAGCCACTACCCGAGGTTAAGGTCACCGAATAGGTGCCCGCTGAACTCACCGTCAAAATAGGATTGGTCGAGCCCGTGTTCCACAATACACTTCCCACACCCACCGCTGTCAGGCTCACACTCGGACTGGCACAGCTTAGGGTCGCACCCGAAGGAGTGATGCTCACTGAGGGCGCACTCTGATCCGCACTCACCTCCACACTGGTCACAGCCGTACAGCCACTACCCGAGGTTAAGGTCACCGAATAGGTGCCCGCTGAACTCACCGTCAAAATAGGATTGGTCGAGCCCGTGTTCCACAATACGCTTCCTACACCCACCGCTGTCAGGCTCACACTCGGACTGGCACAGCTTAGGGTCGCACCCGAAGGAGTGATGCTCACTGAGGGCGCACTCTGGTCGGCACTCACCTCCACACTGGTCACAGCCGTACAGCCACTACCCGAGGTTAAGGTCACCGAATACGTCCCCGCTGAACTCACCGTCAAAATAGGATTGGTCGAGCCCGTGTTCCATAGTACACTCCCTACACCCACCGCTGTCAGGCTTACACTCGGACTGGCACAACTCAGCGTCGCACCCGAAGGAGTGATGCTCACAGAAGGAGCGGTTTGGTCGGCACTCACCTCCACACTGGTCACAGCCGTACAGCCACTGCCCGAGGTCAAGGTCACCGAATACGTCCCCGCTGAACTCACCGTCAAAATAGGATTGGTCGAGCCTGTGTTCCACAATACACTTCCTACGCCCACCGCTGTCAGGCTCACACTCGGACTGGCACAGCTTAGGGTCGCACCCGAAGGAGTGATGCTCACTGATGGGGCTGCCGTCGAGCTACTTACCGTCGTCGTTGTCGTACTGTAACAACCCGTTTCTGTATTGGTCACCGTCACCGAGTAGACGCCCGATGCGTTGACTATCGCGACGCCTGTTTCGGCATTCTGGCTCAGAATGCCGGGTCCACTAAAGGTATAATCATCTCCCCCCTCGGCCGTCAGCGTTAGACTGGACTGAGCGCAGGTCAACACACCACTATTGCTGGCCATCAGCGTGGACGTGGGAGGAGCATTGACAGTCAATTCATAGGTAGCCGTGGCAGATTGACCATTGCTGTTCACCGTCAACGTAAAGGTTTGGATACCGGCCACCAGAGTCGTCAAATTCTGGCCGAAGCTGGGGTTAGAGCTAGT
This window harbors:
- a CDS encoding aminotransferase-like domain-containing protein, whose translation is MPPFKSLIQVDKTLPTPVFLQLSEQLGQLIRAGTLVAGQRLPGTRQLADLLELNRQTVVAAYDEGLAQGWLESRAGSGTYVAAHFPDIKPQLLASNDSTASVLGTDSTGTQPGYAFDSLNFLVRPVLTNSAGLHLDDGFPDIRLAPMDELSRAYRSYFRWGNPQTHFGYGDTKGHLLLREQLSLHLNETRGLRTTPENILITRGSIMGLHLTSQVLLRSGDIVVTGETTWAGATMNFRKTGATILTVPVDQHGLDVDALARLCEQKNTIRMVFVTPHHHYPTTVTLRPDRRIRLLQLAEQYRFAILEDDYDYDFHYLSRPILPLASADREGMVVYVGSLTKSVAPAFRIGYVVAPTALIDELARLRRIIDRQGDPMLEFAIGQLLKTGDLKRHFRKALRTYHVRRDRFCELLTSELAPIVQFTKPDGGMAVWARFDPAIDMDALATRAGQKGLFLSSGVFHNPPGQQLHGTRLGFASSTEEELERSVMVLRNVLGSSFGFPGFIRPW
- a CDS encoding pyridoxamine 5'-phosphate oxidase family protein; this encodes MQTARTTPSRLAKRAHYDEATIHPILDEALFCTVSFAVDGQPMAIPTAFARKGDRVYIHGSVGSHFIRTIEQGGPVCISVMLTDGLVLAKSAFHHSVNYRSVVIFATAEKVTDENERMEALALITDHLIPGRWDDLRPTTSSEMRKTTVLAFSLAEASAKVRTGGPNDDPEDEGLPTWAGVIPMQTVRLTPLAAENSLGTPLPDYLQNA
- a CDS encoding LysE family translocator, which gives rise to MIPANELLLFALAALGLVLSPGPNMIYLISRSITQGRRAGLVSLAGVLAGFLGHIFLVSFGLSAVFLAIPLAYDVLRWLGVGYLLYLAWEAVKPGSSSPFQTRALSHDSDWKLFRMGLLTNALNPKVALFYLSFFPQFTHPEYGSLLTQNVQLGLIQLTISGSVNMVIILSAARMASWFQARPVYIRVQKWFMASILTGLAVRMAIDKGK
- a CDS encoding FMN-binding negative transcriptional regulator, translating into MYIPHAFQETDRPTLLQFIRDNSFALLVTTGHDGIPVATHLPIELLADTDGQFQLVGHLAKANPQWKLLGQDRPALAVFSGPHSYISSSWYDHVNVPTWNYLSVHITGRTSMLSDDETLDFLRQQVDRYEAHSRHPVSVESMTADYVRKQMRGVVAFKMTIDTMQGAAKLSQNRDDKNYQSIISELRQTGNADAEKMANEMATRRPTIDK
- a CDS encoding OsmC family protein, translated to MAKQHTYALTTRWTGNKGEGTTNYRSYDRDHVVSAENKPDIPASSDPSFRGNKSRYNPEELLVASLASCHMLWYLHLCAEAGVVVVDYTDQATGTMIETPDGGGHFSEVTLSPVVLVTDEAMIAKANELHHQANKLCFIANSCNFPVYHKPICRVAEK
- a CDS encoding LytR/AlgR family response regulator transcription factor, with translation MKQSLLQPGDMLKMHAHKTGKISRPIADLMFLQATGNYSWLHWKDGQRMLLPRTLKYYEPQLPKEWFIRTHRNCIINLQYIAYLGPVQPDNTGLVYLHSGDVLPVSRRRWVAMQKIYRNLSANDNGSTTGTASISLDSLLPDYLPGDQ
- a CDS encoding RNA polymerase sigma factor, whose protein sequence is MKKTRSADNQIIDTFQTSYSDNSFEILYNQYAHKVYRTCLAMTNDSADAQDYTQDIFIKVFDKLNSFQNRSSFSTWLYAISYHYCLDRLRLNKQLKTEPLPYDLSDTLSDEELIDGIPGIRLKEVVERRIQAQELALMKLPDEELTLLRLKYEQGLSIRDLSEYYKLSESAVKMRLKRTRDKLQAIQTSIDC